Proteins encoded together in one Hymenobacter monticola window:
- a CDS encoding DEAD/DEAH box helicase, which produces MEAEKIVVRFDELNLSEEVQRAITEMGYEEASAIQAAAIPVLLSGKDVIGQAQTGTGKTAAFSIPAIDNIDTESKDVQVLVLCPTRELAVQVSGEIQKLGKYKRGLMVVPIYGGSPYDRQLRALERGVQIVIGTPGRVMDHIERGTLRLDKTTKIILDEADEMLDMGFREDIEYVLSKMPEDRQTVFFSATMSKPIMELTKKYQRDPQIVKVNHKTMTVTNIEQSYYEVRGPQKKDVLTRLLDMYNLKSTIVFANTKRMVDEIVADLQAKGYFAEGLHGDMGQQQRQNTLDKFRKSTLEVLVATDVAARGIDVDNVEAVVNYDLPADEEYYVHRIGRTGRAGKSGKAFTFVSGRDIYKLRDIMRFTKADIKLAQVPSFADVSEVKTTLFLNQIKEIIEKGNLEKYVGRVQRLLDQGDEITSLDIAAALLKMTMKEDKSAQQSLDASKAAGTARPGYTRLFVTMGKKDRIHPRDIVDLISESTNLTGAKVGDIALYDKFSFVEVPSEFADEIVSKLGRTSIQGSPVSFSIATPVQEGEAKQEGFNRGGGPGGFGGDRERRPFNGGERREGGYGGGYKGGNRGGGSFGGGERREGGYGGGYKGNRDGGSGYGNRPSYGDRREGGTGKSGYGNRPSYGDRPSYGNKPSYGTPREYDTTRAPRAPRNESFDE; this is translated from the coding sequence ATGGAAGCTGAAAAAATTGTGGTTCGCTTTGACGAACTGAACCTCTCCGAGGAAGTACAACGCGCCATCACCGAGATGGGCTACGAGGAAGCTTCGGCCATTCAGGCCGCCGCCATTCCCGTGCTGCTGTCCGGCAAAGACGTTATCGGCCAGGCCCAGACGGGTACCGGCAAAACCGCTGCCTTCTCCATCCCCGCCATCGACAACATCGATACCGAGAGCAAAGACGTGCAGGTATTGGTGCTCTGCCCCACCCGCGAACTCGCGGTACAGGTGTCGGGCGAAATCCAGAAATTGGGCAAGTATAAGCGCGGCCTGATGGTGGTGCCCATCTACGGTGGCAGCCCCTACGACCGTCAGCTCCGCGCCCTGGAGCGTGGCGTGCAGATTGTGATTGGCACGCCCGGCCGGGTGATGGACCACATCGAGCGCGGCACCCTGCGCCTCGATAAAACCACGAAAATCATCCTCGACGAAGCCGACGAAATGCTCGACATGGGCTTCCGCGAGGACATCGAGTACGTGCTCAGCAAGATGCCCGAAGACCGCCAGACGGTGTTCTTCTCGGCCACGATGAGCAAGCCCATCATGGAGCTCACCAAAAAATATCAGCGCGACCCGCAGATTGTGAAGGTGAACCATAAGACGATGACGGTTACCAACATCGAGCAGAGCTACTACGAGGTGCGCGGCCCCCAGAAAAAGGACGTGCTGACCCGTTTGCTCGACATGTACAACCTGAAGTCGACCATCGTTTTCGCCAATACCAAGCGCATGGTGGACGAAATTGTTGCTGACCTGCAAGCCAAAGGCTACTTCGCCGAAGGCCTGCACGGCGACATGGGCCAGCAGCAGCGCCAGAACACGCTGGACAAATTCCGCAAGTCGACGCTGGAAGTGCTGGTGGCTACCGACGTGGCCGCCCGCGGCATCGACGTTGACAACGTGGAAGCGGTAGTGAACTACGACCTGCCCGCCGACGAAGAATACTACGTTCACCGCATCGGCCGCACGGGCCGCGCCGGCAAGTCGGGCAAAGCCTTCACGTTTGTGAGCGGCCGCGACATCTACAAGCTGCGCGACATCATGCGCTTCACCAAGGCCGACATCAAATTGGCGCAGGTGCCGTCGTTTGCTGATGTGTCGGAGGTGAAAACCACGCTGTTCCTGAACCAGATTAAGGAAATCATCGAGAAAGGCAACCTGGAGAAATATGTGGGCCGCGTGCAGCGCCTGCTCGACCAGGGCGACGAAATTACCTCGCTCGACATCGCCGCAGCCCTGCTGAAGATGACGATGAAGGAGGACAAGAGCGCTCAGCAGAGCCTCGACGCCAGCAAGGCGGCCGGCACGGCCCGCCCCGGCTACACCCGCCTCTTCGTGACCATGGGCAAGAAGGACCGGATTCACCCCCGCGACATCGTGGATTTGATTTCGGAATCGACCAACCTGACCGGCGCCAAAGTGGGCGATATCGCCCTCTACGACAAGTTCAGCTTCGTGGAAGTACCGTCGGAATTTGCCGATGAGATTGTGAGCAAGCTGGGCCGTACCAGCATCCAGGGTTCGCCGGTGAGCTTCAGCATTGCTACTCCGGTGCAGGAGGGCGAGGCCAAGCAGGAAGGCTTCAACCGCGGCGGTGGCCCGGGCGGCTTCGGCGGCGACCGTGAGCGTCGTCCCTTCAACGGCGGCGAGCGCCGTGAGGGCGGCTACGGCGGCGGCTACAAAGGCGGCAACCGCGGCGGTGGCAGCTTCGGCGGCGGTGAGCGCCGCGAAGGTGGCTACGGCGGCGGCTACAAAGGCAACCGCGACGGTGGCAGCGGCTACGGCAACCGCCCCAGCTACGGCGACCGTCGTGAAGGCGGCACTGGCAAGTCGGGCTACGGCAACCGCCCGAGCTACGGCGACCGTCCCAGCTACGGCAACAAGCCGAGCTACGGCACGCCCCGCGAGTACGATACAACCCGTGCCCCGCGTGCTCCCCGCAACGAAAGCTTCGACGAATAG
- a CDS encoding PA2169 family four-helix-bundle protein — protein sequence MEAKATQALLNELVETLKDGQKGYAEAMTDVQDADLKDTFKHFAAQRSSYLTELEDQMFKLDLKPDTNEGAQGSITGAIHRTWIDLKSAVTGKDRHSILAECERGEDYAKKAYQTALKAEGLPSALKSVIEKQYQGVMEGHDKIKALRDSSK from the coding sequence ATGGAAGCCAAAGCCACCCAAGCCCTGCTCAACGAACTGGTAGAAACCCTCAAAGACGGCCAGAAAGGCTACGCCGAGGCGATGACCGACGTGCAGGACGCCGACCTGAAAGACACCTTTAAGCATTTCGCTGCCCAGCGTTCGAGCTACCTCACCGAGCTGGAAGACCAGATGTTCAAGCTCGACCTCAAGCCCGATACCAACGAAGGCGCACAGGGCTCCATCACCGGGGCCATCCACCGCACCTGGATTGACCTGAAATCGGCCGTGACCGGCAAAGACCGCCACAGCATCCTCGCCGAGTGCGAGCGCGGCGAGGACTACGCCAAGAAAGCCTACCAAACTGCCCTGAAAGCTGAAGGCCTGCCTTCCGCACTGAAATCGGTCATCGAAAAGCAGTACCAAGGCGTGATGGAAGGCCACGATAAAATCAAAGCCCTGCGCGACTCGTCGAAATAA
- a CDS encoding BaiN/RdsA family NAD(P)/FAD-dependent oxidoreductase — translation MDASRPLVAVLGGGAAGFFGAIACAEANPDLQVLLLEKTGKLLSKVRISGGGRCNVTHACETAAQLVAHYPRGSKQLKSAFQQFGVADTIAWFARRGVTLKTEADGRMFPTTDSSETIARALEEAARRAGVRIVTNVGADEIQPLPDGGFQLNISGSGASQLGPTVHASRLLIATGGNPKSANYDWLRALSHTIAEPVPSLFTFNVPDSPLSELMGVSVPQARVVLAGEKLQYEGPLLVTHWGVSGPAVLKLSAWGARRLSELGYVGTALVNWIPTFTEETLRPWLQQFRQENGKKTVAANPQCGLPQRLWRNLTEQAGIGPELRWSDVPAKAQNRLLELLLRSPLAVRGKTTYKEEFVTCGGVSLDEVDLKTMQSRRVPGLYFAGEVLDIDGITGGFNFQAAWTTGFLAGRAMAVSPTVAV, via the coding sequence ATGGATGCGTCTCGACCTCTTGTTGCCGTGCTGGGTGGCGGCGCGGCCGGCTTTTTCGGTGCCATTGCCTGCGCTGAGGCCAATCCCGATTTACAGGTACTTCTGCTCGAGAAAACGGGCAAGCTGCTGAGCAAAGTGCGCATTTCGGGTGGCGGGCGCTGCAACGTGACGCACGCCTGCGAAACCGCCGCGCAGCTCGTGGCCCATTATCCGCGCGGCAGCAAGCAGCTGAAATCCGCCTTCCAGCAATTCGGCGTAGCCGATACTATTGCCTGGTTTGCCCGGCGCGGCGTGACGCTGAAGACCGAGGCCGACGGCCGCATGTTCCCCACCACCGATTCGAGTGAAACCATTGCCCGCGCTCTTGAAGAGGCAGCGCGCCGGGCCGGCGTGCGCATCGTCACCAACGTCGGCGCCGATGAGATTCAACCATTGCCGGATGGTGGTTTCCAACTGAATATAAGCGGCAGCGGCGCATCCCAGCTTGGCCCTACGGTGCACGCCTCACGCCTGCTCATTGCTACCGGCGGCAACCCGAAAAGCGCCAACTACGACTGGCTCCGCGCCCTCAGCCACACCATTGCCGAGCCGGTCCCGTCGCTCTTCACCTTCAATGTGCCCGATTCGCCCCTAAGCGAACTGATGGGCGTGAGCGTGCCCCAGGCCCGCGTGGTGCTGGCCGGCGAAAAGCTGCAGTATGAAGGCCCGCTGCTCGTCACGCACTGGGGTGTGAGCGGCCCGGCTGTGCTGAAGCTTTCGGCCTGGGGCGCCCGGCGGCTGAGCGAATTGGGCTACGTCGGAACCGCGCTGGTTAACTGGATTCCTACTTTTACCGAAGAAACATTGCGCCCTTGGCTGCAACAGTTTCGGCAGGAAAATGGCAAGAAAACCGTGGCTGCCAACCCGCAATGCGGTCTGCCCCAACGCCTCTGGCGCAACCTGACCGAGCAAGCCGGCATCGGCCCGGAACTGCGCTGGAGCGACGTGCCAGCCAAGGCGCAAAACCGTTTGCTGGAGTTACTGCTCCGCTCGCCACTCGCCGTGCGTGGCAAAACCACTTATAAAGAAGAGTTTGTGACTTGCGGGGGCGTTTCGCTCGATGAAGTCGACCTCAAAACCATGCAGAGCCGCCGCGTACCGGGCCTCTACTTTGCCGGCGAAGTGCTGGACATTGATGGCATTACCGGGGGCTTCAACTTTCAGGCCGCTTGGACCACTGGTTTCTTAGCCGGTCGCGCCATGGCCGTGTCGCCAACCGTAGCCGTGTAA
- a CDS encoding Rossmann-fold NAD(P)-binding domain-containing protein, whose amino-acid sequence MLGTTTTPENIAGMEADGIQPHLLQLGADFNASSEALLMRLLKAADVLVLNVPPRAAAAGAYPTLLRPVHRAVAKAGTPHVLFVSSTSVYPNESRVMREADAISTRDAASDVLRAEGHFVPRYGQWKSTVVRLGGLIGPDRAPGRFLAGRRDLAQGNAPVNLVHLTDVVGVLSAIIQHKAWGHTLNVCADQHPLRRDFYSAAARHLKLEPPTFKDEEGCTGKTIDSSLVRSLLPYQFQHDDVLGALAHC is encoded by the coding sequence GTGCTGGGCACCACCACCACTCCCGAAAACATCGCCGGCATGGAAGCCGACGGTATTCAGCCCCATTTGCTTCAATTGGGAGCCGATTTTAATGCTTCGTCCGAAGCCCTACTCATGCGCCTGCTCAAAGCGGCCGACGTGCTGGTACTGAACGTGCCGCCCCGTGCCGCCGCCGCGGGCGCCTATCCCACCCTGCTGCGGCCGGTGCATCGGGCGGTAGCCAAGGCGGGCACGCCCCACGTGCTGTTCGTGAGTTCAACCAGCGTGTACCCCAACGAGTCGCGCGTGATGCGCGAAGCCGATGCCATCAGCACCCGCGACGCCGCCTCCGACGTGCTGCGCGCCGAAGGCCACTTTGTGCCCCGCTACGGCCAGTGGAAAAGCACCGTGGTGCGACTGGGCGGCCTCATCGGGCCCGACCGCGCCCCCGGCCGCTTCCTGGCCGGCCGCCGCGACCTGGCCCAGGGCAATGCCCCCGTCAACCTGGTGCACCTGACCGATGTGGTGGGCGTGCTATCGGCGATTATCCAGCATAAGGCCTGGGGCCACACCTTGAATGTATGTGCCGACCAGCACCCGCTGCGGCGCGATTTTTATTCGGCTGCAGCGCGACACCTCAAGCTGGAGCCGCCCACTTTCAAGGACGAAGAAGGCTGCACGGGTAAAACCATCGACAGCAGCTTGGTGCGCTCACTCCTGCCCTACCAGTTTCAGCACGACGATGTGCTGGGGGCGTTGGCGCACTGCTAG
- a CDS encoding SDR family oxidoreductase translates to MNTPYTQPMLRDNALAGKTIIVTGGGTGLGRAMTTYFLQLGANVTISSRKLEVLEKTAEELRQQTGGKVLAVACDVRKYDEVEAMLERTIQEFGGVDVLLNNAAGNFISPTERLSHKAFDVIVDIVLRGSYNCTLAVGKRWIADKKPGTILNIVTTYASVGSAFVVPSATAKAGVLAMTRSLAVEWAKYGIRSNAIAPGPFPTEGAWSRLFPEPLASKLDPAASVPLKRVGQYQELANLAAYLVSDFSAYVNGEVVTIDGGEWLNGAGEFNKLEMLTPDMWDQIEKTMRR, encoded by the coding sequence ATGAACACTCCCTACACGCAGCCCATGTTGCGCGACAACGCGCTGGCCGGCAAAACCATCATCGTGACCGGCGGCGGCACCGGCCTGGGCCGGGCCATGACCACCTACTTTTTGCAACTCGGCGCCAACGTCACCATCAGCAGCCGCAAGCTCGAGGTGTTGGAAAAAACCGCCGAAGAACTGCGCCAGCAAACCGGCGGCAAGGTGCTGGCCGTGGCCTGCGACGTGCGCAAATACGACGAGGTGGAAGCCATGCTGGAACGGACCATCCAGGAATTCGGCGGTGTCGACGTGTTGCTCAACAACGCGGCCGGCAACTTCATCAGCCCTACCGAGCGTCTGAGCCACAAGGCATTTGATGTGATTGTGGACATCGTGTTGCGCGGCTCCTACAATTGCACCCTGGCCGTGGGCAAGCGCTGGATTGCCGACAAAAAGCCCGGCACCATCTTGAACATCGTTACGACCTACGCCTCCGTGGGCTCGGCTTTTGTGGTGCCCTCGGCCACGGCCAAAGCAGGCGTGCTGGCCATGACCCGCTCCCTGGCCGTCGAATGGGCCAAGTACGGCATCCGCTCCAACGCCATCGCGCCCGGCCCGTTTCCAACCGAAGGCGCCTGGAGCCGCCTCTTCCCCGAGCCGCTGGCCAGCAAGCTCGACCCGGCCGCCAGCGTGCCGCTCAAGCGCGTGGGCCAGTATCAGGAACTTGCCAACCTGGCGGCTTACCTGGTGTCGGATTTCTCGGCTTATGTGAACGGCGAAGTGGTGACCATCGACGGCGGCGAATGGCTGAACGGCGCGGGTGAGTTTAACAAGCTGGAAATGCTGACGCCCGATATGTGGGACCAGATTGAAAAAACAATGAGAAGATAG
- a CDS encoding DUF1571 domain-containing protein: MSAAIEGLKTLRCVVKAQERIGGNINQARSVMKLTYKPLRIYIKNQKGVEVLWLQGQNGGDAWVYPASFPYVTLSLDPNGKLMRANQHHTALEAGFGTISDLLRTTGLRQDNSYSKSFRYVGDTTLQGRTNYVLRSDFPQFRYVSYKAGKNETIESVAERFGCGEYRIITRNDLTIGERIPEGKVLQVPNAYGRRTVLCVDPKTYLPTLVQVNDDKGLFEKFEFLEVVPNQNIPLEEFSKDYKDYKL, from the coding sequence ATGAGCGCCGCCATTGAGGGCCTGAAAACTCTGCGCTGCGTGGTGAAGGCACAGGAACGTATCGGCGGCAACATTAACCAAGCCCGCAGCGTCATGAAGCTGACTTACAAGCCGCTGCGCATTTACATCAAAAACCAGAAAGGCGTGGAGGTGCTCTGGCTGCAAGGCCAAAACGGCGGCGATGCCTGGGTATACCCGGCCAGCTTCCCCTACGTCACGCTCAGCCTCGACCCCAACGGCAAGCTCATGCGCGCCAACCAACACCACACGGCGCTGGAAGCCGGTTTCGGTACCATTTCCGACTTGCTGCGCACCACCGGCTTGCGGCAGGACAATTCCTACAGCAAGTCGTTTCGCTACGTGGGCGACACCACCCTGCAAGGCCGCACCAATTATGTGCTGCGCTCCGACTTCCCCCAGTTTCGCTACGTGAGCTACAAGGCCGGCAAAAACGAAACCATCGAGTCGGTGGCCGAACGGTTTGGCTGCGGCGAATACCGCATCATTACCCGCAACGACCTGACCATTGGCGAGAGAATTCCCGAAGGCAAGGTGCTGCAAGTCCCCAACGCCTACGGCCGCCGCACCGTGCTCTGCGTCGACCCTAAAACCTATCTGCCCACCTTGGTGCAGGTAAACGACGACAAAGGCCTTTTTGAAAAGTTTGAATTCCTCGAGGTAGTTCCTAACCAGAATATTCCCCTCGAAGAGTTTTCCAAAGACTATAAGGATTATAAGCTCTAG
- a CDS encoding ATP-grasp domain-containing protein → MIPEPRHTYNAAFTPARYQEMLADIDQQLPGQLDFRVAETPVFIPASLRDKLIAAGESIVQVIGQPNFKELTEASIPSHQRVPNEDARPEFLTFDFAVCRNANGELEPQLIEMQGFPSLYAFQSWLPGVFARHFPIPDSVTPFIEVSDFDTYQARMRDFILGDQPAENVILLELFPEKQKTRIDFALTNKLWEIEAVCITKIRKRGKQLLYEKDGREIEIKRIYNRIIFDELARYPELNTEFKLTDEVDVKWVGHPNWFFRISKYTLPFLQGLFVPPSYFLHELEEYPADLENYVLKPLFSFAGAGVRLHFTAADLDALTDKQHYLLQRKVNYEPVVQSPDGLVKCEIRLLYIWPEGETHPQLLTGLSRLSRGEMIGVDFNKDKDWVGGTTPLFER, encoded by the coding sequence ATGATTCCGGAACCTCGCCACACCTATAACGCCGCCTTCACCCCTGCCCGCTACCAAGAAATGCTGGCCGACATAGACCAGCAGCTGCCTGGCCAACTGGATTTCCGGGTGGCCGAAACTCCGGTTTTTATTCCGGCAAGTCTGCGGGATAAATTAATTGCCGCGGGCGAAAGCATTGTACAGGTAATCGGGCAGCCCAATTTTAAAGAACTAACCGAGGCTTCCATCCCATCGCATCAGCGCGTGCCGAACGAAGACGCTCGCCCGGAGTTCCTGACGTTCGATTTCGCGGTGTGCCGCAATGCCAACGGCGAGTTGGAGCCGCAGCTGATTGAGATGCAAGGGTTTCCATCGCTCTACGCGTTTCAATCGTGGCTGCCGGGCGTATTTGCGCGCCACTTTCCCATTCCGGATTCGGTAACGCCTTTTATTGAGGTTTCGGATTTTGACACCTACCAGGCGCGCATGCGTGACTTTATTTTAGGTGACCAGCCGGCCGAAAACGTCATTTTGCTGGAGTTGTTTCCAGAAAAGCAAAAGACGCGCATCGATTTCGCGCTAACCAACAAGCTCTGGGAAATTGAAGCCGTTTGCATCACCAAAATCAGAAAGCGTGGCAAACAATTATTGTACGAGAAAGACGGGCGCGAAATAGAAATAAAGCGCATTTATAATCGAATTATATTCGATGAGTTAGCACGCTATCCGGAATTAAATACCGAATTCAAACTAACCGATGAGGTTGATGTTAAATGGGTTGGACATCCCAACTGGTTTTTCCGCATCAGCAAATACACGCTTCCATTCCTGCAGGGCCTGTTCGTGCCGCCCAGCTATTTTCTGCATGAATTAGAAGAATATCCGGCCGATTTAGAGAATTACGTTTTGAAGCCGCTATTTTCTTTTGCCGGGGCCGGCGTACGGCTGCACTTCACCGCTGCAGACCTGGATGCACTGACTGACAAGCAGCATTATTTGTTGCAGCGTAAAGTCAATTACGAGCCCGTGGTGCAGTCGCCCGATGGCTTGGTGAAATGCGAAATTCGCCTGCTCTACATCTGGCCCGAAGGTGAAACCCATCCGCAATTATTAACGGGACTGAGCCGGTTGAGCCGGGGCGAAATGATTGGTGTAGACTTCAACAAAGACAAGGATTGGGTGGGCGGCACCACGCCGCTGTTCGAGCGGTAG
- a CDS encoding type 1 glutamine amidotransferase, with protein sequence MEAIRVAILDMYDNARNEGMRCIRQLLARSAAENGLTFDVDTYNVRAENVVPGLEYDIYISSGGPGSPLPSEEPWERPYFAFIDALLAHNQTQENKKHLLLICHSFQLVSRHLGLGTVSRRKSTSFGVLPVHLTPAGQAEPVLQGLPEPFYIVDSRDFQLTNLDMDRLNAFGARVLCLEKERPHVPLERAVMAIRFTPEVIGTQFHPEADGEGMLRYMLTDERKQQVITAYGEAKYHEMVRLLADPTTIEHTESVVVPTFLRRALAELGQPTAA encoded by the coding sequence ATGGAAGCTATTCGCGTTGCCATTCTGGACATGTACGATAACGCCCGCAATGAAGGAATGCGCTGCATTCGGCAGCTGCTGGCCCGCAGCGCGGCTGAAAACGGCCTTACTTTTGATGTTGATACTTATAATGTTCGGGCCGAAAACGTAGTGCCCGGCCTGGAATACGATATTTATATTTCCAGCGGTGGCCCCGGCAGCCCGCTGCCATCGGAAGAGCCCTGGGAGCGTCCGTATTTCGCGTTCATTGATGCGCTGCTGGCCCACAACCAAACCCAGGAAAACAAGAAGCACCTGTTGCTTATCTGCCACTCCTTCCAGCTCGTGAGCCGGCACTTGGGCCTGGGCACGGTGAGCCGCCGCAAGTCCACCTCCTTCGGGGTATTGCCGGTGCACCTCACCCCCGCCGGCCAGGCCGAACCCGTGCTGCAGGGCCTGCCCGAGCCCTTTTACATTGTCGACTCGCGCGACTTCCAGCTCACCAACCTTGACATGGACCGCCTGAATGCCTTCGGCGCCCGGGTGCTGTGTTTAGAAAAAGAGCGGCCCCATGTGCCGCTGGAACGCGCTGTGATGGCCATTCGCTTTACGCCCGAAGTTATTGGCACCCAGTTTCATCCCGAGGCCGACGGCGAAGGCATGCTGCGCTACATGCTCACCGATGAGCGCAAGCAGCAGGTCATCACCGCCTACGGCGAGGCCAAGTACCACGAAATGGTGCGCCTGCTGGCCGACCCCACCACCATCGAGCACACCGAATCGGTGGTGGTGCCCACCTTCCTGCGCCGCGCCCTCGCCGAGCTCGGCCAACCCACCGCTGCGTAA